Genomic segment of Prionailurus viverrinus isolate Anna chromosome B4, UM_Priviv_1.0, whole genome shotgun sequence:
CTCTCGGTGTTCCCGTCTACCCTTGGAACAACCTTCCTGGTCTGGAAGGAGGCAGGAGCAAGAGAGAATATGGAAAGGAGCCATGCACCTGGGTCCCAATGAGTGCTTAGTGCCATCAAATGCCTGAGCCGGCCTTGACCTTGTCCAGAACAGCCTTACTCACCGGCAGATGGCTGACTGGCTGTAGGCTGGGCCTTCCGTTGCAGTCAGAGCCTGGCCCACCTGAGTCTGTGTGAGGCCCAGGGACAGCCGCCGGATCTTAAAGTTCTTGGCAAACTCCCGGATCTCTTCCAAGTTGATTCCGTCCTCATCCAGGCTTGGGGTATGCGGCTCTAGGTCAGAGGAAGGGACCAGGGGTGAGTGTGTAAGACGGATGATAGCCCTCCTTACCTAGCTTATTGGCCTGGCCTGGTGAAGCAGTGAGGGATGAGGACATTTGACAAAAGGCCCATATACCCTTAACACCTTCACCACCCCTGttcccaaagcaaacaaaacttgAGGAAAAGGGGCCTGGACTAACCTGTCTGGAAGTAGGGGTCTCTTTTCTAGTTCTTCCAGCTCCAGTggctgaccctcccccattctccccGCTCCTGGCCCCAAGcagagctgagccacccacattcCTCAAATACTGGGTGAGAGGCCAAACGAGAGACAGCCCATGGATTGGCTTCTTGAGGAAGTGGCCTCCACTGTCATCGTGCCTAGAATCCAGCTCAGCAGGAATGGGAATAAGAAAGCCAATGCCTGGTAGCGGGCCTTTGCCCTTCCCCTTTGGACGCTAGAAAGTTTATTAAGGAGAGCAGCATCTAAAGGGGCTGGGGAGTCCGAATACATGCCTCTCCTCTTCTCTACAACCTTTTTCAGGAGTCACTTACTGGATACCAACTGGCTGACAGTAGGGGTCTCAGAGCAGGTGATTGGAATGGGAGCAGAGGCAGATGGCTTGGCCGCCGGGGCTGGGCTGGTGATGACCACCGCTGGCTGCGGCACGGCTGGCGTGGGCTGGATGGGCTGGACCTGGGAGAAGAGAGCCAATGAGACGCTACTgcccacctgcctggctcaggggGTGGGAGTCCCTGCACGGGCCACATGAAAATGGGCATGAAATCCTCACTCCCCCAGCACACTCCTACCTGTGCCCCATCACAAAGCAAGACTAGAAGCTACTTATTACACCCACCCAACGACAGTGACCTCTGAAGTAAGGACAGTAACATGCCCCACCAAGTTGGAGCCTCGCAGCCACCCGTGACACAGGCAGGTCAGAGGCTCCGAAAGGTTCAGTACAGTTGTTCAAAGCCCAACAGGTGTCCACCCTTGAGATAACTGCTCTCAAACCTTTTCCCTCAGAACAGAAACCTACACTTGATTCTAGAGGCTCCTAggccccaaatgtccattaacagggAACTGGCAAATGACTCTGGGGACCTTTTTCCAATGAGATTCTGTGCAGCTACTAAAAAGAATAcagtggggcgcccgggtggtttagtcggttaagtgtccgtgatttcagctcaggtcatgatctcacagtccgtgagttcgagccccgcgtcgggctctgtgctgacagctcggagcctggagcctgtttcagattctgtgtctccctctctctctgctcttctctgctcacgcactgtctctctttctcacgtataatattaaaaaaaaaaaaagtacgcaGTTAATCTCTTAATTAACCGACATGGAAGGAGCTGTGGGTCACAGTGCTAAGTGGAAGAAAAGataaagtgaaaacaatttttatagaATAACTcctataaaaaatacatatgaatttccaggaaaaacaaaatcttgagaCATATAAAGCAAGTTGTCTATATTAGCTATCTCTGGGGGTGGACTTGTAagagatttttgcttttttccattaCACATAatattggaatttttataaaaagtgtgtgtcagggcgcctgagtggttcagtcagttaagtgtccgacttcggctcaggtcgtgatctcaaggcccgtgagttcaagccccacgtcgggctctgtgctgacagctcagagcctggagcctgcctcggattgtgtcttcctctctctgcccctttcctgcttatgctctgtttctcagcctctcaaaaataaatacacattaaaaaaaatttttttaaagtgtgtgtcaTATTTATCATCAGGAGaaactataaatatatcaaatcagtatttttagtatgaatttttaaagtaaaaacccgcagcgtggggctagaactcaaaaccccgagatcaagagttgcatgctctacttactgactgagccagccaggcaccccaggatgattgtttttaaaagcttcctgaggggcgcctgggtggctcagttggtggagcatttggctcttggtttgggctcaggtcatggtctcgcagtttcatgagttcgagccccgcggccagctccatgctggcagtgtggagcctgcttgggcttctctctctccctctctctctcttcccccttctctctgcccctcccccacgcgcactgtccccctctctctcaaaataaataaataaataagtgttagataataacaataaaaaaacaacttCCTGGAAAGTGCACATTTCTCTAGGATGGGTCCTATTCCCTGGATTCTACCCTTTGGTAGCTCTCAAGCCCagtccctcttcctccccagggACTTAAGTTCAGGGCTCCTGGTTTCTTGGTAGAACTGTTTCAGCTGCCTCCTAACAGGTGACAAGGACTCAAGTCTCGCCACAGTTCAGTTCTTGGCTCCACCTGGATAacaggtaattctttttttttttatttatttttttttaacgtttatttatttttgagacagagacagagcatgaacaggggaggggcagagagagagagggagacacagaatctgaaacgggctccaggctctgagcggtcagcacagagcccgacgcggggctcgaactcacggaccgtgagatcatgacctgagccgaagtcggatgctcaaccaactgagccacccaggcgccccggttaatttttttttaatacacatctAATTAGCCACTTCCCTTCCATGACTCTCTGCTCCATAATAACAGTGATAAAATAAAAGCACCGTTTTTTTCCAGTGCTCCCTGCGTACAGAGTGTTACCTGTCTTACGCGTGATATATGCATTAACGTTCATAACCTTCTGAGGTTGGTACTCTgataatctccattttacagatgaggccaGGAGGTTATTCACAAAGCCTGGAAGCGGCATGCTGCATTTGAGAGCCAAGGCCTCAACCTCGCCcgagaacttgctagaaatgcaaattccggAGCGCCACTCCAGAACTTCTGAACAAGAAACTCCAAGGGTGGGGGGACGTGTGTGCGTCGGGACTCTGCATTCCAGCTGTCCTTCAGGTGCTTCTGACACACAACTCTGGGAACCCCTGCTCTGACACCTTCTAATTCCTGCAATTACAGTAAAGGGGGGGACCCACTCTCCCGCCCACCGCATCCCTTTAGATTAGTGCCGCGTCCCTTCTCTACGAAGCTTTGCTGAATTCCCCAGTCGGTCCAGAGCTCCCTTCTCGGGGTCCCTACAGCAGCTTGTCACGTCCCTGTCATAGTCTTTGTCACTCTGGCTTGCAACTGTCTCCAGCAGTGGGCCACCTAAGGCTAGGAAAGGCATCTTACTCGTCCCTAGATCTACAGCACCTGGAGTATACTAGGCACTCAAAAACTGCTCCtggaatgaacaaataaaggaaTAATCAAAGCCACAGTGCAAGTGAAGGGGTGAGGCGAAGGGGATGCCGAATCACCTCCCTGGGCTTTCCTGGCAATCGGTTCACCCTGGAGCCGATCAAGGCTCAGTTTGCTTTGACTACCTCCCTGGCCCTTTCAGCATGGCACTGGCCTCTGAGGGCACATACACTtgtttttggggtgggggtgggggagtgctcTGTCCCTGAACAGAGTATGTGGGGCCTTCTACTCTGGGATTTCCCCTCACTCTGGGGAGGTACTCTGTGTGCCAGGGGCTTCAGAAAATAGTCTTGTCCTGCCCTGCAGTCTTGAgggaggcaccccccccccacccctgccctcatcCCAGCCCAGCCCTTGTACCTCACTCTTAGCAGGGGACTCAGGCGTGCTTGCCTTCCGGACAGCCACGGGCGGAGGCAGGGGGCTGCTGGCCAGGGTCGCGATCACCTGGCCCTGGGCATTCAACAACAGCTGGGGTGTCACAGCCTGGACCTGCAGGCTTTGGGCTGGTGCTGGGGCTGCCACACTAGCCGAGTTCACTACCCACGGAAGTGCTCCAATAACCTGGAGGAAACAAGGCAGGGACCCCAGGTGTGAGGCCAGCGTCCAGTTCTACCCCCAACCCAAATCCCCacgtgggcaggggaagggaccTCAACAAATCGTTGAACCCTTCCggacctcagttccctcatcgATAAAGCTGTTTCCTTTATTCTATCCCCGGAGCCGAGGTGCAGAAAGAATAGGTCTGCATGTGATTCACACAGCCCTGGATGTgaagccctgccctgccctgacaCATTTTATTGGGTGGCTTACTTTCTCTGAACCTCGGCCTTTCTCCCCCCGGAAAAATGGGAACGAAAATCTCCACCTAACAGACCTGTACTCAAAATGAGGTGAGATAATGTGAGAAAGCACCTAACACAGAGCCTGGTCACAAAGTGGGTGCTCCACGAAGGAAAACCCCAGAGTAGAGTGAGCACCTATAggctggggtggaggtgaggCCCCTGCCGGGGCTCAGCATCAGCAGAGAGCTGCCACGTGAGAGATGAACGGCAGCGTGGCACCCTGTCCGAGTCTCTAGGACCCTCAGCCCAAGTCCCGGCCCACCCCCAGGCAGCCTCACCGCAGCCCTCAACCCTCAGCCCTGGCTTCGACCACTTGCCTGTCCCTGAGCGTTGGTGAGGATCTGACTGCTGATCCCTGGCATGCTGGGAATGGCGTTGGCAATGACCGGAGTGGTAGTGAGGGAGCCTAGGATCTGGGTCTGTCCCCCGAGGGAAGCAGCACTGATCTGTGGGTGGAGAAAGAGCCTTGCTGAGAGGCCACGGGGTGAGAAAGAGCccaaggcagagaggaaaaggctGAGCGCTTTGGGGTGGGGAGATACGGATGCTGGGCAGGTGTGAATGTGGGCTGCAGGCCTATGTCCACCAGCTGAATAGCATCGAGGGCCAGGGGCtgcggggaagggggaggggcaccacCACGGAAGAGTAACTCCGGCTAATCTTTCAGGCCAGGCCCAGGAGGACAGAAGGCCAGACTGGAGGGGCCGATGTGAATCTAGTCACATTCAACAGCTCCACTGCCCGAGCCGGGAGCCACACCGGACAGACATGGGCACGGGGCTGTGAGCCTCCAGCTCCACCTGAGTTACAGCTCACGAGTCTGCAATCCCCAGACATCATCCCACCCTCCAAGGCCGGTCCAGTGGTTCAGGTTCTGGAGAATTTGCCCAGCCCTCTTGGCGGAGATTGTCTGCTCTTGTCTGGGATGGATGGGCTGGCAGATGCAAGGAGAAGGCCTCAGAGGGAGCCATCTCTGCGGATGTGTTGGAAAAGAGCCGTTTTCGGGGGGGCTGGtcctccacctccttcctcccctgtggGAAGGGCCAGTTCCACCCTTGGCCCGAGATTCGGTCCATCCCTGGTCAGCCCTGGGTGAGGGCAGCAGCTTACAATTCCTGGACTCAGTGCGAAGCCTGCAGGCTGGACGGTGATCTGTGGGGGGGTGTCCACTGGCTTGGGGACGGGGGCAGTAGCAGTGGCAGCGGTGGGCTGCGGTAGAATGGCCGGCGTGGTCTGCAGCAGCGGCTGGGTCTGGAACAGCGTCTGGGGCTGGGCCGCTGGCCGGGGCTGCGTGGGCGAGGAGGCCTGTACCGGCGGGACAGCTTGTACGGGTGTCGGGAGAGCGGCGTTCAGCACGGCAGCTGCTACGGAgcaaggcagagacagaggcgcTCAAATGCCTAGCCGCAGCCCAGAGCGGCTCCAATCCCAAGGGATCTGGCCCAAGAATGAGAGGGGGGTTGGGACAgcggggcagaggggacaggcaGCCGTGATTCCCTTGATCCTTGCAGGGGCAGCGCGTGGCAGCATCTCTCATCCCCCCCTCCCTCGGGCCTGCTGGAGACGCGTAGGTTCCAAAGCAGAAGCGGAATCTTCTTGCGGTGGTCCTTCTTAGGAGGCTGGTCGTGGGGCGAACTCTggcgcggtggggggggggaggggggcagtctCGGTTGGCTGGAGTGAGAGAGGCCCGCTGGGCCGGCTCGGTGTCATGGCCTAGAGTCCCGAGGTGGTGCAGCAGCTCTGTGGCTGGGTGCCTGGGACACCGGATCCGGACTCCAGGGCTGTTGCCCCGGTGGGCCGCGTGTTCTGAGTCCAGCATGGCAAGCACACGTGCAGGGACAGTAGTGTAGGGTGGTGGGGGGCCTGGTGCAGTCCTGGGGAGAGTTGCCGTTACCTTGCAGACCGGCTAAAGGTGGCTTGAAAATTCCCCCCGTAGGAGAAGCAGCTGTCAGTCCTGGGAGGGCAGCCACGGTTGCTGTAGGAATTGTCCACACGGCCAGCCCCTGCTGACCAGCCACTTGACCTGCAATACTGATGGGGATAAGAAGAGGTTGAGTAACTGCCCCTGCTGGAACCATAACTCCTGTCAGAACTGTGGCTAAGTTTTCCTGAGTCAAGACCTGCAAAAGCAAACaagatttcaaaaagaaaagaaaaaataaaaaatcaacattgACAGCGCAAACACCAGGTCTCTCAGACCCAGTTGAGCACAAACAAAGCATTCTGAGGGCGGTGGGGAAAAGGCCggtgagggtggggaagagaccAGCCCTAGCCGGAGGCCTGACCCCGAGGGGGTGCCTGGACCAGACTATCCTGCCTTCAGAGAAGCTGCCTGAACCGGAGACGGGGCCTGGCCCCACTCACGGGACAGCAGAGGGTGTGCCGGCCTCCTCCACCACAGTCTGCTGCCTCCCAGGCCTTCCCTGGGCCCTGGCCCACACGACCAATGCTTTGTGGCCGTCGggaagcagggggcgggggctggtGGAACCAGGAGATCTAGGGCCTACAGAGGCTTCTGGGAAGCTCTGACGGAGGATACCCCGCTGGATGCCTTGCAGATCTGT
This window contains:
- the POU6F1 gene encoding POU domain, class 6, transcription factor 1 isoform X1; translation: MDPGAGPESSLTVNEQVIVMSGHETIRVLEVGVDAQISAEEEGKGLEGVAAEGSQSRGPAEASEPAGEAGPDNPDSSAEATVKSLPGIPPSPAPAVATFSQAPSQPQASQTLTPLAVQAAPQVLTQENLATVLTGVMVPAGAVTQPLLIPISIAGQVAGQQGLAVWTIPTATVAALPGLTAASPTGGIFKPPLAGLQAAAVLNAALPTPVQAVPPVQASSPTQPRPAAQPQTLFQTQPLLQTTPAILPQPTAATATAPVPKPVDTPPQITVQPAGFALSPGIISAASLGGQTQILGSLTTTPVIANAIPSMPGISSQILTNAQGQVIGALPWVVNSASVAAPAPAQSLQVQAVTPQLLLNAQGQVIATLASSPLPPPVAVRKASTPESPAKSEVQPIQPTPAVPQPAVVITSPAPAAKPSASAPIPITCSETPTVSQLVSKPHTPSLDEDGINLEEIREFAKNFKIRRLSLGLTQTQVGQALTATEGPAYSQSAICRFEKLDITPKSAQKLKPVLEKWLNEAELRNQEGQQNLMEFVGGEPSKKRKRRTSFTPQAIEALNAYFEKNPLPTGQEITEIAKELNYDREVVRVWFCNRRQTLKNTSKLNVFQIP
- the POU6F1 gene encoding POU domain, class 6, transcription factor 1 isoform X2 produces the protein MDPGAGPESSLTVNEQVIVMSGHETIRVLEVGVDAQISAEEEGKGLEGVAAEGSQSRGPAEASEPAGEAGPDNPDSSAEATVKSLPGIPPSPAPAVATFSQAPSQPQASQTLTPLAVQAAPQVLTQENLATVLTGVMVPAGAVTQPLLIPISIAGQVAGQQGLAVWTIPTATVAALPGLTAASPTGGIFKPPLAGLQAAVLNAALPTPVQAVPPVQASSPTQPRPAAQPQTLFQTQPLLQTTPAILPQPTAATATAPVPKPVDTPPQITVQPAGFALSPGIISAASLGGQTQILGSLTTTPVIANAIPSMPGISSQILTNAQGQVIGALPWVVNSASVAAPAPAQSLQVQAVTPQLLLNAQGQVIATLASSPLPPPVAVRKASTPESPAKSEVQPIQPTPAVPQPAVVITSPAPAAKPSASAPIPITCSETPTVSQLVSKPHTPSLDEDGINLEEIREFAKNFKIRRLSLGLTQTQVGQALTATEGPAYSQSAICRFEKLDITPKSAQKLKPVLEKWLNEAELRNQEGQQNLMEFVGGEPSKKRKRRTSFTPQAIEALNAYFEKNPLPTGQEITEIAKELNYDREVVRVWFCNRRQTLKNTSKLNVFQIP
- the POU6F1 gene encoding POU domain, class 6, transcription factor 1 isoform X3; its protein translation is MPRSLLRRRAKDWRVSLPRAPRAEARPKPVNPLVKLGQTTQTPLQRQLSLPGIPPSPAPAVATFSQAPSQPQASQTLTPLAVQAAPQVLTQENLATVLTGVMVPAGAVTQPLLIPISIAGQVAGQQGLAVWTIPTATVAALPGLTAASPTGGIFKPPLAGLQAAAVLNAALPTPVQAVPPVQASSPTQPRPAAQPQTLFQTQPLLQTTPAILPQPTAATATAPVPKPVDTPPQITVQPAGFALSPGIISAASLGGQTQILGSLTTTPVIANAIPSMPGISSQILTNAQGQVIGALPWVVNSASVAAPAPAQSLQVQAVTPQLLLNAQGQVIATLASSPLPPPVAVRKASTPESPAKSEVQPIQPTPAVPQPAVVITSPAPAAKPSASAPIPITCSETPTVSQLVSKPHTPSLDEDGINLEEIREFAKNFKIRRLSLGLTQTQVGQALTATEGPAYSQSAICRFEKLDITPKSAQKLKPVLEKWLNEAELRNQEGQQNLMEFVGGEPSKKRKRRTSFTPQAIEALNAYFEKNPLPTGQEITEIAKELNYDREVVRVWFCNRRQTLKNTSKLNVFQIP